In the Agromyces flavus genome, AAGCGCGGCAGCGTCGTCGTGACGCCCTCCGCGGAGGCAGGAGGGGAACGATGAGAGCCGTCGTCCAGGAGGGATACGGCGGACCCGAGGTGATCCGTGTGGCCGAGGTGCCCGAGCCGGTGCCGGGCCCGCGCGATGCCGCCATCCGCGTCCACGCGGCCGGCGTGCACGCGGGCGACGTGCGCATCATGCGCGGCGAGCCGCTCATGATCCGTGCGGTGTTCGGACGTCGGAGGCCGCGCAAGCCCGTGATCGGCCGCGACGTGGTCGGCACGGTGGTCGCCGTCGGGTCCGAGGTGGACGGGTTCGCGGTCGGCGATCGGGTGTTCACCGAGGCCGACCAGGGCGGGTTCGCCGAGGTCGTCGTGGTCGACGCGCCGCACGTCCGGCGCGCGCCTGCGAACCTCGACGACGAGCATGCCGCGGTCATCCCGGTCTCGGGAACCACGGCGCTGCAGGGCCTCCGGCTCGCGAAGGCCGCCGCGGGCGACCGCGTGCTCGTCATCGGTGCGTCCGGCGGGGTCGGCACATACACCGTGCAGCTCGCCGCGGGCCTCGGCGCCGAGGTGACGGGGGTCGCGAGCGCTGCGAAGGCCGACCATGTCCGCGCGGCCGGCGCGACCCACGTCATCGACTACCGGACGACCGATGTCACCGAGCAGGGCGAGCGCTACGACGTCGTGTTCGACCTGGTGGGCGACCACCCGCTGCGGGCGATGCGCCGCATCCTCGCCCCGCACGGCACACTCGTGCTCTCGTCGGGCGGCGGCACACGCGTGCTCGGCCCGCTCGGGCGCATCGTCCGGGCCTCGCTGCTCGACCTGTTCACACGACAGCGGCTCCGGCCGCTCGCGGCGCGACGCGACGGCGACGACCTCGACGAACTCCGCCGGCTGGCCGAGGAGGGCACGCTGCGCCCGGTCGTCGATCGGGTCATGCCCATCGACCGGGCGGCCGACGCGCTCGCCCTGCTCGAGTCGGGCGCCGTGCGCGGCAAAATCGCCCTGCGGGGATTCGATCACCCCGGGCCCGCCGCGGCCGCGGACCATGCCGTTCAGCCGAGCAGCACGGCCCCGTAGGCCAGCGCGGCGACCAGCACCCACGACACGAGACCGACGGCGGCCGCTCGCCAGCCGGTGTGCAGCAGCGCGGCAACGCGCACCGACGTGCCGAGCGCGAACAGTGCCATGGCGAGCAGCGTCGTCTGCGCGACATCGGCCGCGACCAGCACGGACTCGGGTACGGCGACGAACGTGCGGACGAGCACCGCAGCGAGGAAGCCCGCGATGAAGAGCGGCACGATCGCCGGACGCGGCCCCGCGCCATCCGTCGACCGCCGTCGTTCGAGGCCCGCCGCGATGGCGACCATGGGCGCCAGCAGGAGCACGCGCGTGAGCTTCACGACGACGGCCACCGCGAGCGCGGCCGTGCCGGCGACCTGCGCGGTCGCCACCACCTGGCCGACGTCGTGCACTCCGGCACCGACCCAGTGGCCGAACCCCGTGGCGGTGAGCCCGAGCGGATGCCACAACGCAGGCAGGACGGCGATGGCGAGCGTGCCACACAGCGTGACGAGCGCCACCGGGTGCGCCTGCTCCTCGTCGCGGGCGCGCGTCGCCGCGGCCATCGCGCCGATGGCCGACGCCCCGCAGATCGCGAATCCGCTCGCGACGAGCAGCGGCTCGCGCCCGGGCAGGCCGACGGCGCGACCGAGCGCCCAGGTGCCCGCGAAGGCGAGCACCACGACCGCGACCGTGGTCGCGATCGTCACCCAGCCGAGCCCGGCGATGTCGGCGAGGCTGAGCTTGAGCCCGAGCAGCACGATGCCGGTCC is a window encoding:
- a CDS encoding NAD(P)-dependent alcohol dehydrogenase yields the protein MRAVVQEGYGGPEVIRVAEVPEPVPGPRDAAIRVHAAGVHAGDVRIMRGEPLMIRAVFGRRRPRKPVIGRDVVGTVVAVGSEVDGFAVGDRVFTEADQGGFAEVVVVDAPHVRRAPANLDDEHAAVIPVSGTTALQGLRLAKAAAGDRVLVIGASGGVGTYTVQLAAGLGAEVTGVASAAKADHVRAAGATHVIDYRTTDVTEQGERYDVVFDLVGDHPLRAMRRILAPHGTLVLSSGGGTRVLGPLGRIVRASLLDLFTRQRLRPLAARRDGDDLDELRRLAEEGTLRPVVDRVMPIDRAADALALLESGAVRGKIALRGFDHPGPAAAADHAVQPSSTAP
- a CDS encoding YeiH family protein, which translates into the protein MSAFRERWAERMPGLAVTATAAALAWGVHLLVPAVPLLTVAVAVGIATAQVPRARVALDGPLRPGLAFSARTLLRTGIVLLGLKLSLADIAGLGWVTIATTVAVVVLAFAGTWALGRAVGLPGREPLLVASGFAICGASAIGAMAAATRARDEEQAHPVALVTLCGTLAIAVLPALWHPLGLTATGFGHWVGAGVHDVGQVVATAQVAGTAALAVAVVVKLTRVLLLAPMVAIAAGLERRRSTDGAGPRPAIVPLFIAGFLAAVLVRTFVAVPESVLVAADVAQTTLLAMALFALGTSVRVAALLHTGWRAAAVGLVSWVLVAALAYGAVLLG